The genomic segment CCCACTGGTGCTGATGAAGCGATTGTCGCGATTCACCTACGTAGCGGACATGCTCGGGGAGTATGTTCGGCGGGGGGTGGAAGCAGATGACATGGTCGCCGCGAAGAAGCAGAACCGACGCTGTATGTTCTTTGCTACCAACGGTGTTCCGCTGCCCCAGGATTGGGTGTCAGTGGAACAGGAACTGCGCTACATCGGCATGTTCGCCGGACTGGGCGTGCGCTCGATGCACCTGACGTACCAGCGCCGAAATATGATCGGAGACGGGTGCGGCGAGCTGGGCAACGCCGGGTTGAGTGACTTCGGCAGGGCCGTGGTGGCGGAGATGAATCGGGTTGGAGTCATTATTGACGTGGCCCATTCAGGATGGCGCACCAGCTTGGAAGCGGCCAGGGCATCAAGCCGTCCTGTTGTGGCTAGCCATACAGGCTGCGTAGCCGTCCACAACCATGTTCGATGCAAGCCGGACGAAGTGATTCGGGCAATCTGCGACTCGGGCGGTTTCATCGGTGTCTTTGCTGTCGCCGATTTCCTTGGCTTGAGCCGCGATATCGTCGCCATGCTCGCTCACGTCGACCACGTTGTGAAGCATTTCGGGGCAGAGCATGTCGCGATCGCGACGGACCTGGTATATGTTTCGAGGAAATCGGACGAGGAGAACAAGAAGATCCCACGGCGCCGTCGCCCTCGCAAAGGATGGGAGAAATTGTGGCCGCCCGGCGCTGCGACCACCGGGTACGATCAAACACGCGGCCTAGCATGGACCAATTGGCCGCTGTTCACGGTCGCGATGGTGCAGCGGGGCTACTCGGACACCGATATCCAGAAGATTCTGGGCGGCAATGTGCTCCGCGTGGCACGCGCGGTAATGCCAAGAAAGATCTCTCTTGAGGGTCTGAGGACGGTGGTAACAGCCCACGCCGGCGATTTTGGACCATCTTAACGCCCCGGCACGGCGAGATGTCGCGTTTTGTGTTCGAGATGCGCGCCGTTCGTGAGCGCGTCGCTCAACGCTCGCCGAAGAACGCCTCGGCACCCTCAGCATAGTCCGTCTCGGGACAACATCGCAAGCTGCTGCTCAACAAGATGAAAGAGGGGTGGTCTCCGTCAGTTCCACTTCTTCTGGGATGAAAGACCGTGTAATGTTCAACGTCACCGCCCATCCCACCGCCGAGTGGACAGCCCAGCAGCTACGCGAGGCGTTTCCCTTTGAGGAGATTCCGCAATACCTGCTACGCGACCGGGACGCCATCTTCGGCGGTGAGTTTCGGAAGCATGTGAAAACCATGGGAATCAATGAAGTGCTTTCATATCCGCGCTCGCCCTGGCAACGCGCTTACGTGGAACGCCTCATCGGCACGATTCGCCGCGAGTGTCTCGATCACGTGATCGTGTTCAACGAAGCCTCGCTGCAGCGGCATGTGAAATCGTTCATGGCGTATTACCACGAGTCGAGAACGCACCTGTCGCTGGCCAAGGACGCACCGGAGTCGCGGCCGGTGCAGGCAGCGGAAGCGGGCCGCATCGTTTCCATCCCGCAAGCCGGAGGGCTGCATCACCGGTACGAACGCCGCGCCGCCTAAAGCTCGCGCACCCGGTTGCCGACGAAGACCGGCGCGTGCACTACACAGCTGCCACAATCAGCTACGATTGATCGCCAAATCCACGCACGTGCGCCGCTGTCTCGGAACCCGACCATCGCACGCGTGCCGGCCGCGATCTGCATTCAGCCTGCGTATGCTGAGGCTGATGAGATTTGCGAGAAGCACAGTTGAAACCTGGCGTCTATTAGTTACGGTGGATGGACACGGTAAGCGGCGAGATGGCGACCCAGAATGATGTGCGCGTCGCTTCATCGGAGGCGAGTTGGAACAAGCCCGCGTCCATGAGCGCCGAGCTCGCACTGTACGTAAAACGCCAGACGGATAAACGCTGAATCCAGCAAGCGGGTTCCGTCTGGGCCATCAGATTACGGAGTCCCCTACTTCGGCGTCGCCTTCGGTCGAGTGCTGGGCTGCGGCGGCCTTTGCAAGGCGAGGCCCATCACTTCGTCAGTAAGCGTCCGGTCTTGACCGCCTGGATTCGGCACCCGTACACGTTGTTAGGCCAGGCATCAGGGCACCTCTTCGAGTTCGTCGATGATGGCAAGGGTGCGCCTGCGTACCTCTTCGAGGCTGTCGTCGAGCGTCTCGAGGACCTCGACGAGTTCACCGAAGGCGTCGCAAGCATCTTCAACAATCTTGTCGAGCGCGACTCCCGGCGGCACCGGTGAAGTATCATCGCGGGTCAGGCGTCTGATCACTTTCCGATAGCCTTTCGTTCCCGCCAATAGGGTTCTGCAATCCCCAAGCAGCGACTTCAGCATAATCACGTTCTCTGCCGGGCTGGCCAGTCGGGCCGTCGCCTGAGGTTCGGACGCTTGTTGTTTCTGCTGTGCGTCATCGGTGTTGGGCATAAAAGACTCACTTTTTTTCCGTGGTCACATTACTCACTCTGGTGGCGTCGGAAAGCAAGTTTCAGGCTGGCGGCAACTTCGCGCGACCGTAAATCGCAGTACGCCGAGAAAGCCGGCGGGCGGTTCGCGTAGGGCCGCACAATCAATCTCGTTGGTATCGGTGGTCCGACGCATAGGTACAGTTCGGTCTTGCTTGCCCGATGGCGGCCTTGGCGGTTCGATACTGGCGCAGGTCCATGGCCTGGCTAATTGAAGACCCTGGCCGGCGCCACGCAAGGCGTACATCAGCGGGAACTCCCAGCATGGGAGCTGCTCCCGAGACTGGGTGTTTCCGTAGATTTGGCAGCACTTGCCGCTATTCGTTGTCCTCGTCCCAGTCCCAGCTGGCTCGTTCGTCCTCGTCGCCCTCTGCTTCGATCGGCGGAAACCCGAAGAACAGCCAGCTATCCGGCCACTGGCGCAAGCAGCCCAGCGGCCCGTCGGGATCCAGGATACGGCCGTCGGGAAGATTGACGAGTGCCTGCGCACGCAGTTCCACGTCGTCCGGATTCTCTTCTAACGCGGCAGCCCACTGCAGCAGCCACGGGCGTTCGGCATCTCGGCGAGCTGCCTCTCGCACGTGCAGTGCGATCACGTCCGCGGAGTCTTCAATTAGAACGAACCCACGGCGCGCAGTGTGCGTAACGGGAATAACTTCCGACTCCGGGTAGATCAACGTGCCGGCGTCGCCCGGTTGATACCAATACCCTTCTGAAAGGCAGTCCACCAGCGCTTCGAAGGCCTCGTGCGCAGTGGACCCGGGCATAGTGAAATAGACGGCACTATTGAGAGCATCCCAGTATTCAGGGCCGAGCATACGTAGCGTTCCTCACCACACTTTACTTGTTGCCGAGCGACAATCTGCCCTAAGGTGAATTCCGTTCCGTTGAAGGAAGGTAGCGAAATGAGAAGAGGTGACCAGCAAGGACGGTGAAACCCACATCATCGGGGATCACGCTACGGACCACTTTTGAGAATTCTGCCTTCCAGATCACGCGACCTCGGCTGTTCACAAACCAAACCGTATTCCAGCGCCAAACGAGCACACCAGCCACGTGCCCTGCCACGTTCGCATAATAATCCGGTAGTTTCACACATCCGTTGATGTCATTGTCCTCGAATGTGGTGAGCAGTCCGGCGCAGTACGTCGCTTTCAGCCCGCGATGATCCGCAACGATTGCAGAAACAGGCCCACGCCCGACACAGAAACTCATCAGCAGCGTCCTTTCGAAGTCGAAGACGTGGACGCGTCCTTCGGTCGTACCGATTGCGATCCGCTGGTACCAGGTGGCAACGCTGCGAATCACTTCGTCGCTACCCGACCTGCCGGGCATCAGATCCACCCGGGCCAGCACCACTTCCCCGGTCTCGCCGGCGGCTTCTTCGAAGCTCTCGATTGACTTGTTGAACAGTGAGCGGGGCGCCGAAGTGGATCGGGTTGGTACAGTGCTGTCGAATACCAGTCGCACGAATCCGAGAGGTACGCGGTCGCGGCACTCGATCCCTAACTTCTGAAGAGCTTGCGCAGGCACTGGGAGGTAACTTGGCATGCAGAGGTCATACTGCTCGATGTGCGGGTTAGGAATGGTTGACCGCCAGCGCCTGTGGCCGAACTGACTGAACAGAAAGATGCGTTCGCTTTCGGTGATGACTGGCGGGCCGGGCCACGAGGAGGCGACCGAAAGATAGGGCGGCTCGGTTGCGCCGGTGAATGCGGCCACGAGGCTGTATGGGTTTGGCCGGGGACGGACGACGTGGCGCCGCCAGATGCATAGGCCCGCAAGCGAATACGTATAGAGCCTCCCGTTACGGCAGCCGATATGCCAGCATGCGGGGCCTGCCGTCGCTTCGCTGATGGCATTGGGCAAGGTCGCTTGTGCCGCCAGCGAGCCCTTTGCTGTGACAAAGAACAAAGTGCTCGGGTTGCCCACCTTTCCTTTCTGCGTGTACGCCAGGCAATCGCCATCAGGGTGAAACCACATTCTGTGGAAGACCGGCAGATCGTTGATGCGGCGTTCGGTCGTAAGACTTGCAGGATCCACATCGGTAAGGACCGACCGCCCCCGGGCGACGCTGAGACAGCGGATGAGATTGCCGGCGGCCCCGCAGAGCTTTGCCTCCGGGCTTACCCGCAAGGTTTCCGCCAACTCGAATTCACCCGCGCCCTTCCGAATCGAAACCGTGTGCAACTTTATCGGCACTCTGGTTGTTCCTTTCCGGTTGGGTCGGCTCCGAAGGGAGATCGAGGGAATATATTCTCCGGCCGTCGTTGGATTTGCTCGAACGCAGCGCGAGCTTCATTCTCTTGCTGACTACCCCACTCAAGAAGCCGCGGACAGTATGCGGCTGCCAACCCGTGGCAGCAACGATGTCCTGCAATGTAGCGCCTTGGGCGCGATTCAACAGTCCGAGCACCTGCGCTTGTTTGCTGTTCGCCCTACCACGCCCGGCTCCGCTTGGCTTGCTTTCGGTTGGGGTCAGGGTCTGAACGACGTTCCAAATGCGGCGAATCGCCGTCTTGCGATCGGTAAACCTCCTGACGGGGGTCGAGCCGGGCAGGCCCGCCCAGAGCTCCAACAGTCGCGATGGCGACCATGTGGCCGTTGCACTCAGCAGGCCCGCCTCGCTAGAGAATTGTGCGTCTGTTTGAGACTGCACACCCGCGGCT from the Clostridia bacterium genome contains:
- a CDS encoding integrase core domain-containing protein, translated to MKDRVMFNVTAHPTAEWTAQQLREAFPFEEIPQYLLRDRDAIFGGEFRKHVKTMGINEVLSYPRSPWQRAYVERLIGTIRRECLDHVIVFNEASLQRHVKSFMAYYHESRTHLSLAKDAPESRPVQAAEAGRIVSIPQAGGLHHRYERRAA
- a CDS encoding membrane dipeptidase, yielding PLVLMKRLSRFTYVADMLGEYVRRGVEADDMVAAKKQNRRCMFFATNGVPLPQDWVSVEQELRYIGMFAGLGVRSMHLTYQRRNMIGDGCGELGNAGLSDFGRAVVAEMNRVGVIIDVAHSGWRTSLEAARASSRPVVASHTGCVAVHNHVRCKPDEVIRAICDSGGFIGVFAVADFLGLSRDIVAMLAHVDHVVKHFGAEHVAIATDLVYVSRKSDEENKKIPRRRRPRKGWEKLWPPGAATTGYDQTRGLAWTNWPLFTVAMVQRGYSDTDIQKILGGNVLRVARAVMPRKISLEGLRTVVTAHAGDFGPS
- a CDS encoding DUF3489 domain-containing protein is translated as MKVFTIDSESRVWAFTSLSEAAGVQSQTDAQFSSEAGLLSATATWSPSRLLELWAGLPGSTPVRRFTDRKTAIRRIWNVVQTLTPTESKPSGAGRGRANSKQAQVLGLLNRAQGATLQDIVAATGWQPHTVRGFLSGVVSKRMKLALRSSKSNDGRRIYSLDLPSEPTQPERNNQSADKVAHGFDSEGRG